In Malus sylvestris chromosome 15, drMalSylv7.2, whole genome shotgun sequence, a single genomic region encodes these proteins:
- the LOC126602554 gene encoding uncharacterized protein LOC126602554 — protein MGKPANPWMGVQKKKWSLLVLALFSLSTAMVFFMRTAFDSCSANTGGLFGDGGDRTAEVVHSAAGRAAGTGEPNPLDFMKSKLVLLVSHELSLSGGPLLLMELAFLLRGVGAEVVWITNQKAEEDGEVVYSLENKMLDRGVQVFPAKGKKSIDTALKADLVVLNTAVAGKWLDAVLKENVPRVLPKVLWWIHEMRGHYFKVEYVKHLPFVAGAMIDSHTTAEYWKNRTRERLGIKMPETYVVHLGNSKELMEIAEDSVSRRVLREHVRESLGVRNEDLLFAIVNSVSRGKGQDLFLRSFYESLQIIKEKKLQVPSMHAVVVGSDTSKQTKYESELRNFVIEKKIQDRVHFVNKTLTVAPYLASIDVLVQNSQARGECFGRITIEAMAFQLPVLGTAAGGTMEIVVNGTTGLLHPVGKEGTASLTSNIVKLATHVERRLTMGKKGYERVKERFLEPHMAQRMASVLREVLQKAKSRSDS, from the exons ATGGGGAAGCCGGCGAATCCATGGATGGGAGTGCAGAAGAAGAAATGGTCCTTGCTGGTTCTGGCACTGTTTTCACTCTCCACCGCCATGGTTTTCTTTATGAGAACTGCGTTCGATTCGTGCAGCGCGAACACTGGTGGTCTTTTCGGTGATGGAGGTGATAGAACCGCCGAGGTGGTCCACTCCGCCGCCGGTCGAGCCGCGGGGACCGGCGAACCGAACCCTCTGGACTTTATGAAGTCCAAGCTGGTTCTCTTGGTCTCCCACGAGCTCTCCCTTTCCG GAGGTCCATTGTTGCTGATGGAGCTGGCGTTCTTGCTGAGAGGAGTGGGGGCGGAGGTTGTTTGGATAACGAACCAGAAGGCGGAGGAGGACGGCGAGGTGGTTTACAGTTTGGAGAACAAAATGCTGGACCGGGGAGTACAG GTCTTCCCCGCAAAGGGTAAAAAATCTATAGACACAGCTCTTAAGGctgatttggttgttttaaatACTGCTGTTGCTGGAAAATGGTTGGATGCTGTTCTGAAGGAAAATGTTCCTCGTGTTCTTCCAAAGGTGTTGTGGTGGATTCATGAAATGCGAGGGCATTATTTCAAAGTGGAGTATGTTAAGCACCTCCCTTTCGTTGCAGGTGCCATGATTGATTCACATACAACCGCGGAATATTGGAAGAATAGGACTCGGGAACGTTTAGG GATCAAAATGCCTGAAACCTATGTTGTTCACCTTGGAAATAGCAAGGAGCTAATGGAAATCGCTGAAGATAGTGTATCCAGGAGGGTTCTTCGTGAGCATGTCCGAGAGTCTCTTGGAGTACGAAATGAAGATCTACTCTTTGCCATCGTTAATA GTGTTTCGCGTGGAAAAGGTCAGGATCTATTTCTTCGTTCGTTTTATGAAAGTCTGCAAATTATCAAGGAGAAGAAATTGCAGGTGCCATCTATGCATGCAGTAGTAGTGGGAAGTGATACGAGTAAGCAGACAAAATATGAATCAGAACTGCGCAACTTTGTGATAGAGAAAAAAATTCAGGATCGTGTTCACTTCGTGAATAAAACCCTTACTGTAGCTCCTTATCTGGCATCCATTGATGTTCTTGTTCAGAATTCTCAG GCCCGAGGGGAGTGTTTTGGAAGGATAACTATTGAAGCAATGGCTTTTCAGCTGCCTGTGCTG GGCACAGCAGCTGGGGGAACCATGGAGATTGTAGTGAATGGCACGACAGGACTGCTGCATCCTGTGGGTAAAGAAGGTACGGCATCACTGACAAGTAACATTGTGAAATTGGCAACGCACGTAGAGAGGAGGTTGACAATGGGCAAGAAAGGTTACGAGAGAGTGAAGGAAAGATTTTTGGAACCGCACATGGCACAGAGGATGGCTTCGGTTCTAAGGGAGGTGTTGCAGAAAGCAAAGAGCCGCTCCGATTCTTAA
- the LOC126602536 gene encoding BEL1-like homeodomain protein 11 codes for MVSQDSPPNPSSSIFHQFIISDSISAHNHHLESQHLDAYPPSFQTSTTFPQALGVLPSIHSLGERMSQSVGLVQAPTGAAMENQAQRLSLSLGSHMLVPSGQYRHHNFDTGEESGEACNRGVEHVGDEYCFMGGMLALHSSALNRSCSTSYGAESLAAVIANSKYLKPAQSLLEEIVNVGGQLVDISNEKHVGKLYGEGRRGGMGLSSELRAELSCNGGLMNADKHEMQARLANLITLLEQVEDRCEKYYHQMEQVMSSFEMVVGEGAAKSYTALALKAMSRHFCSLRDGIVSHIYAEKQKLLQDVPKISSGLSQLNLFDRECRHKRMSLQQLGIFQSQRQAFRPIRGLPETSVAILRNWLFEHFLHPYPNDNEKLLLASQTGLSKNQVSNWFINARVRLWKPMIEEMYNEEFGESSEDSNSLAGGSLTGEGNTDQTGN; via the exons ATGGTGTCACAAGACTCACCTCCAAATCCCTCCTCAAGCATTTTCCACCAGTTCATAATCTCAGACTCCATTTCTGCTCACAACCATCATCTCGAAAGCCAGCACCTTGACGCTTATCCGCCTTCATTTCAAACTAGCACCACATTTCCACAAGCTCTCGGAGTTCTCCCCAGCATTCACTCCCTTGGCGAAAGAATGTCCCAATCAGTAGGACTTGTTCAAGCTCCTACCGGCGCAGCAATGGAGAACCAAGCGCAGCGGCTTTCGCTCTCCCTCGGTTCCCATATGCTTGTTCCTTCAGGCCAGTACCGGCACCACAACTTCGACACTGGGGAGGAATCCGGGGAGGCTTGCAACCGGGGAGTTGAGCACGTAGGCGACGAGTACTGCTTCATGGGAGGCATGCTTGCTTTGCATTCAAGTGCGCTGAATCGATCTTGCTCCACTTCTTATGGAGCAGAATCTCTAGCTGCTGTCATTGCGAATTCGAAATATCTTAAACCAGCTCAGTCCCTCTTGGAAGAGATTGTTAATGTTGGCGGACAATTGGTTGACATTAGCAATGAGAAACATGTGGGGAAATTGTATGGAGAAGGGCGGCGAGGCGGTATGGGGCTCTCCTCTGAACTGAGAGCAGAGCTTTCTTGCAATGGTGGGCTCATGAATGCCGACAAACACGAAATGCAGGCTAGGCTTGCAAACCTTATCACATTGTTGGAACAG GTTGAGGACAGATGTGAGAAGTACTACCATCAAATGGAACAAGTGATGTCATCATTTGAGATGGTGGTAGGGGAAGGAGCAGCCAAGTCCTACACAGCTCTGGCTCTCAAGGCCATGTCCAGGCATTTTTGCAGCTTGAGAGATGGCATAGTTTCTCATATCTACGCCGAGAAGCAAAAGCTGCTGCAAGATGTTCCGAAAATCAGCAGCGGGTTATCACAACTGAACTTGTTTGACAGAGAGTGCAGGCACAAGAGAATGTCCCTTCAACAGCTCGGCATTTTTCAGAGCCAGCGCCAAGCTTTCAGACCGATTCGTGGATTGCCAGAGACCTCTGTTGCGATTCTTCGCAATTGGCTTTTCGAACACTTCCTCCACCC TTACCCCAATGACAACGAAAAGCTGCTGTTGGCATCACAAACAGGGCTGTCCAAGAACCAA GTCTCGAATTGGTTCATAAACGCGCGTGTCCGGCTGTGGAAACCTATGATTGAAGAGATGTACAATGAAGAGTTTGGGGAGTCTTCAGAGGACTCAAACTCTTTAGCCGGCGGTTCCCTGACCGGCGAAGGCAACACGGATCAGACAGGGAATTAA
- the LOC126602541 gene encoding peroxidase 9, with product MAVFRGTFLGLVVVTLVVSATLSTAHPEGFNFGWGSRWGSKPSTDHHGGGHAPAVGSHGLFPQFYHSSCPQVNDIVISVLQRAIGKDPRVAASLLRLHFHDCFAQGCDASVLLDNSTTILSEKGAGPNVNSLRGFEVIDEIKAELEEACPRTVSCADIVALAARASTVLSDGPNWVLPLGRRDSKTASVKSSNSNIPSPRSNLSTLITAFKRQGLDETDLVALSGGHTIGVAKCSTFKRRLYNQNGNDQPDSTLERSYYFGLKSVCPSRGGDNNITPLDFASPARFDNTYFQLLLMGKGLLTSDQVLLTGNGRKAAELVKTYADNERLFFQQFAQSMVKMGNINPLTGLKGEVRKNCRRVN from the exons ATGGCAGTCTTCAGAGGAACTTTCTTAGGTCTTGTAGTTGTGACATTGGTGGTCTCAGCCACACTCTCCACCGCTCACCCAGAAGGGTTCAACTTCGGGTGGGGATCCCGATGGGGAAGTAAACCTAGTACTGATCATCATGGTGGCGGGCATGCTCCGGCGGTTGGGTCTCACGGTCTTTTCCCACAATTCTACCACTCGTCGTGCCCTCAGGTTAACGATATTGTCATCTCCGTGCTACAGCGAGCCATCGGGAAGGACCCCCGGGTGGCAGCCTCTTTGCTAAGGCTTCACTTCCATGACTGCTTTGCTCAG GGTTGTGACGCCTCGGTGCTACTAGACAACAGCACGACAATATTAAGCGAAAAGGGGGCAGGTCCAAACGTGAATTCTCTTAGAGGGTTTGAAGTGATCGATGAGATCAAAGCCGAGCTAGAAGAAGCATGTCCCCGGACTGTGTCATGTGCTGACATTGTCGCTCTTGCTGCTAGGGCATCCACTGTACTA AGCGATGGACCTAATTGGGTGTTGCCACTAGGAAGAAGGGACTCCAAAACTGCAAGTGTAAAAAGCTCAAACAGCAACATTCCATCACCAAGATCCAATCTCTCAACCCTAATAACCGCCTTCAAGCGTCAAGGTCTTGATGAAACTGACTTAGTTGCCCTCTCAG GAGGGCATACAATTGGGGTTGCAAAGTGTTCCACGTTCAAGAGGAGGCTGTACAACCAAAACGGGAACGACCAACCGGACTCGACTTTAGAGAGAAGTTACTACTTTGGTCTGAAATCAGTTTGCCCTAGCAGAGGTGGCGACAACAACATCACTCCCTTGGACTTTGCTTCCCCTGCAAGGTTCGACAACACCTACTTCCAGCTTCTACTTATGGGAAAAGGACTTCTCACTTCAGACCAAGTGCTTCTAACTGGAAATGGAAGGAAGGCAGCTGAGCTGGTGAAAACCTATGCAGACAATGAGCGCTTATTCTTTCAGCAGTTTGCTCAGTCCATGGTTAAGATGGGGAACATTAATCCTCTCACTGGATTAAAGGGCGAAGTCCGAAAGAACTGTCGTCGCGttaattaa
- the LOC126602531 gene encoding uncharacterized protein LOC126602531 yields MSACSCCSLIRSSPLSHDHPISRPLAKLSRPIFSLSLRKQYSDAAAPRFVVVRAVQPGLGVVEPGDVSVHDPTSIDVVETGNGEVLGVVGGVADAKLEDHKPLAPATRVRKKKEEESGDDNRFKLRNGREVFEEKAYIVGVEHKRGTADSFGVEESLKELTQLADTAGLMVVGSTYQKLVSPNSRTYIGSGKVAEIKSAINALGVETVIFDDELSAGQLRNLEKAFGGEVRVCDRTALILDIFNQRAATHEAALQVALAQMEYQLPRLTKMWTHLERQAGGQVKGMGEKQIEVDKRILRTQIGVLKKELESVRKHRKQYRNQRLSVPVPVVSLVGYTNAGKSTLLNQLTGANVLAEDRLFATLDPTTRRVQTKNGKEFLLTDTVGFIQKLPTTVVAAFRATLEEISESSLLVHVVDISHPLAEQQIEAVDKVLSELDVSAIPKLMVWNKVDKVSDPESIKLEAEKRDDVICISALSGEGINEFCSAVQEKLKDSMVWVEALIPFEKGELLSTIHKVGMVERTEYTDKGTLVKAHVPLRYARLLTPMRQLCIS; encoded by the exons ATGAGCGCATGCTCCTGCTGCTCTCTGATTCGCTCCTCCCCTCTCAGCCACGACCATCCCATTTCCCGCCCTCTTGCGAAACTCAGTCGTCCGattttctctctctcgctcAGAAAACAATATTCCGATGCTGCTGCTCCTAGATTCGTCGTCGTAAGAGCCGTCCAGCCCGGACTCGGCGTTGTGGAACCGGGAGACGTTTCGGTGCACGACCCGACGTCGATTGATGTTGTAGAGACCGGAAATGGAGAGGTTCTCGGAGTCGTTGGTGGAGTGGCGGACGCCAAATTGGAGGATCATAAACCCCTAGCTCCGGCGACTAGGGttaggaagaagaaggaggaggagagcgGCGATGATAATCGGTTCAAGCTTAGGAACGGAAGGGAG gtttttgaagaaaaagcttACATTGTGGGTGTTGAGCACAAACGCGGTACAGCGGATTCGTTTGGTGTGGAGGAATCACTCAAGGAATTGACCCAGCTAGCTGATACTGCTGGACTTATGGTTGTTGGTTCCACATATCAAAA ACTTGTTTCTCCAAACTCGAGGACGTATATTGGGTCTGGCAAGGTTGCAGAAATCAAGAGTGCAATTAACGCATTGGGTGTGGAGACTGTGATATTCGATGATGAGCTATCAGCAGG GCAATTGCGCAACTTGGAAAAGGCTTTTGGTGGGGAGGTTAGAGTTTGTGACCGCACTGCCCTCATTCTGGATATTTTCAACCAGCGGGCTGCAACACATGAAGCAGCTTTGCAG GTTGCGTTGGCACAAATGGAATACCAGTTACCTCGGCTAACAAAAATGTGGACCCATCTTGAGCGTCAGGCCGGAGGACAGGTTAAGGGGATGGGTGAGAAACAAATTGAAGTGGATAAGCGTATCTTACGTACTCAA ATTGGTGTTCTCAAGAAGGAGCTAGAATCTGTTCGAAAGCATAGAAAGCAGTACCGGAACCAGCGGCTTTCTGTACCTGTCCCCGTAGTATCTTTG GTTGGGTACACCAATGCTGGAAAGAGTACTCTTTTAAATCAATTGACTGGAGCCAATGTCCTTGCTGAGGATCGATTATTTGCAACCCTAGATCCAACCACAAGAAGGGTTCAG ACGAAGAATGGGAAAGAGTTTCTTCTCACAGATACTGTTGGTTTCATTCAGAAGTTACCAACTACAGTG GTTGCTGCCTTCAGAGCGACACTGGAGGAGATATCAGAGTCATCATTGTTGGTGCATGTGGTGGATATCAG TCATCCACTGGCTGAGCAACAGATAGAGGCTGTAGACAAAGTTTTGTCAGAACTAGACGTGTCTGCAATTCCAAAGTTGATGGTGTGGAACAAG GTTGATAAGGTTAGCGATCCTGAAAGCATAAAGTTGGAAGCAGAAAAGAGAGATGATGTGATTTGCATATCTGCTCTTAGTGGTGAGGGCATAAATGAATTCTGCAGTGCAGTTCAGGAAAAATTGAAG GACTCTATGGTATGGGTGGAAGCCTTGATCCCGTTCGAGAAAGGGGAGCTTCTTAGTACCATACATAAGGTTGGAATGGTGGAGAGAACG GAATATACGGACAAAGGAACGCTGGTAAAGGCACACGTACCACTGCGGTATGCAAGGCTACTAACACCAATGAGGCAACTATGCATATCATGA
- the LOC126602530 gene encoding BEL1-like homeodomain protein 3 — MATYFQNLGNQNLLNPYQGDPEPPGNMMMYLNQASYAAGSYSEVLSGGNLPPQKYADSEGVRNEMMFIPPTSDQVRDCDIGGNSLIGKHGIQDHGLSLSLSTQIPQTVSLPSFQYQYPNTSLSSVLSNAPVLGKGDEYNQSEEFRNFESLASGLYGGGHEAVKTQAFYNPLCSSESKEMRSEAYLCESLGSANTTLSSKYLKAAQQLLDEVVNVRKALKQSRLNKNQSFKRSGLGGSKETNGSDQHLRRSSDPSKSSAVSSIELSPSERQDLQNNKTKLLSMLNEVDQRYKQYYHQMQAVVSYFDKVAGNGAAGPYTALALQAISCHFRSLRDAIKGQIQVTRKRLGEQDNSSDGQGSVIPRLRYVDQQLRQQRAFQQLGGLQHAWRPQRGLPESSVTILRAWLFEHFLLPYPKDSEKIMLARQTGLTRNQVANWFINARVRLWKPMIEDIYKEEFGDLDMDSKSSPENALKEEARVDFSASEDRKEELHESLISATADSIEPGKLHDSKSGHNSTCDMPRLDHFTVGSDVSLALELRHCEEHDGFPPSTGSHVRVNDAVTSLDCHYEDPEQQHLIQVWQFPPVT, encoded by the exons ATGGCTACCTATTTCCAGAATTTGGGTAACCAGAACTTACTGAACCCTTATCAAGGGGACCCCGAACCGCCCGGAAACATGATGATGTATCTGAATCAGGCTTCCTATGCCGCCGGATCCTACTCCGAGGTCTTGTCTGGCGGCAATTTGCCCCCTCAGAAGTATGCTGACTCTGAGGGGGTTAGGAATGAAATGATGTTTATTCCGCCAACGAGTGATCAAGTCAGGGATTGTGACATTGGCGGCAATTCCTTGATTGGGAAACATGGTATTCAGGATCATGGATTGTCTCTCAGCCTTTCCACCCAAATTCCGCAAACAGTATCTCTGCCGTCGTTTCAGTACCAGTATCCGAATACAAGTCTCTCTTCGGTTTTGAGCAATGCTCCGGTGCTAGGGAAGGGCGACGAGTACAATCAAAGTGAGGAGTTTAGAAACTTCGAAAGCTTGGCATCGGGGTTATATGGAGGTGGCCATGAAGCTGTCAAGACACAGGCTTTCTACAATCCTTTGTGTTCATCTGAATCCAAAGAAATGCGCTCTGAAGCATACTTGTGTGAATCATTAGGTTCAGCAAACACTACGTTAAGCTCCAAGTACCTCAAGGCAGCACAACAGTTGCTTGATGAAGTGGTAAATGTCCGAAAGGCTCTGAAGCAGTCTCGATTGAACAAGAACCAGAGCTTTAAGCGGAGTGGATTAGGCGGTTCCAAAGAGACTAATGGGAGTGATCAACATTTACGGAGATCATCAGATCCTAGCAAATCAAGCGCTGTCTCTTCTATCGAGTTATCACCATCAGAACGGCAGGATTTGCAGAAcaataagactaaacttttGTCCATGTTGAATGAG GTAGATCAAAGATACAAACAATATTACCATCAAATGCAAGCCGTGGTGTCATATTTTGACAAGGTGGCTGGGAACGGGGCTGCTGGACCATACACTGCCCTTGCTCTCCAAGCAATTTCATGTCACTTTCGCAGTTTGCGTGATGCAATCAAGGGCCAAATTCAAGTGACGCGGAAAAGGCTGGGAGAGCAAGATAATTCATCTGATGGTCAAGGATCAGTAATACCCCGCCTCCGCTATGTGGACCAACAGCTCAGACAGCAGAGGGCATTTCAGCAGCTTGGTGGATTGCAGCATGCTTGGAGGCCTCAGAGAGGACTCCCGGAAAGCTCTGTTACAATCCTTCGTGCTTGGCTGTTTGAACATTTCCTTCTTCC TTACCCGAAGGATTCAGAAAAGATTATGCTTGCAAGGCAGACTGGATTAACCAGAAACCAG GTTGCCAACTGGTTTATCAATGCAAGGGTACGCCTTTGGAAACCCATGATTGAGGATATATACAAAGAAGAATTCGGTGATCTGGACATGGATTCGAAATCTTCACCTGAAAATGCACTCAAGGAAGAAGCAAGAGTTGATTTCTCAGCATCTGAGGACAGGAAAGAGGAGTTGCACGAAAGCCTGATATCCGCAACTGCTGATAGTATTGAACCAGGGAAATTGCATGACTCCAAGTCGGGTCACAATTCCACATGTGACATGCCAAGGTTGGATCATTTCACAGTTGGCAGCGATGTGTCACTTGCGTTGGAGTTACGGCATTGCGAAGAACACGATGGATTTCCTCCGTCTACCGGATCCCATGTAAGAGTTAACGATGCGGTAACTTCTTTGGATTGTCACTATGAGGATCCGGAGCAGCAACATTTAATACAGGTATGGCAATTCCCACCCGTTACTTGA
- the LOC126602555 gene encoding protein TIC 20-I, chloroplastic-like — MIPNGCAMPAGCSSVNFGVSCAPCFRTQASAFPCVSSWRARQEVMPPLNPCAASSRFLSGDHGSLLRTIPALQRRYKSRMAPQASKDVPYSFRFPPMTKKPKWWWRTLACLPYLMPLHETWMYAETAYHLHPFLEDFEFLTYPFLGAIGRLPSWFLMAYFFVAYLGVVRRKEWPHFFRFHVVMGMLLEIALQVIGTVSRWMPLAVYWGKVGMHFWTAIAFAYLFTVLEAIRCALAGMYADIPFVCDAAYIQIPYD; from the exons ATGATTCCGAATGGATGCGCCATGCCCGCCGGGTGCAGTTCTGTGAATTTCGGGGTGTCGTGTGCTCCCTGTTTTCGAACTCAGGCGTCTGCGTTTCCATGCGTCAGTTCATGGAGAGCTCGGCAGGAAG TTATGCCACCTCTGAACCCTTGTGCTGCATCAAGCCGATTTTTAAGTGGGGATCATGGTAGCTTGTTACGCACAATCCCCGCGTTGCAAAGAAGATACAAATCTCGTATGGCCCCTCAAGCATCTAAGGATGTTCCATACAGTTTTCGGTTCCCTCCAATGACTAAGAAGCCAAAGTGGTGGTGGAGGACGTTAGCCTGTCTCCCCTATTTGATGCCCCTACACGAGACATGGATGTATGCTGAGACAGCGTATCATCTACACCCTTTCCTGGAGGACTTTGAATTCTTAACATACCCTTTCCTCGGAGCCATTGGGAGGTTGCCCAGCTGGTTCTTGATGGCATACTTTTTCGTTGCATATCTGGGAGTTGTGAGGAGAAAGGAATGGCCTCATTTCTTCAGATTTCATGTGGTGATGGGCATGCTGTTGGAGATTGCCTTGCAGGTGATAGGGACTGTGAGTCGTTGGATGCCGCTTGCTGTCTACTGGGGTAAGGTTGGGATGCACTTCTGGACGGCCATTGCATTTGCTTACCTTTTTACCGTGTTGGAAGCCATACGTTGTGCTCTTGCTGGCATGTACGCTGATATCCCCTTCGTCTGCGATGCTGCGTATATTCAAATTCCATATGACTAA
- the LOC126602539 gene encoding uncharacterized protein LOC126602539 isoform X1 yields MNCLSQVSSYAAAIFRTTGRAVGTSSLCGPSSWKKRLDLCAGIKPISIESAVTTFRIQPYSSARSSGGSKTTPSRSRRRKADSEPVMEPEKEGFYVVRKGDVVGVYRSFSDCQAQLGSSICDPPVSVYKGDSMPKSTQQYLASRGLRNALYTIRAADLKDDLFGKLVLCPLGDPTSSEGGTSVMDESKKRPRQVSGTENVEEYGSTSISDDPSGKLAKIYESAVAELPPLDRGACILHFDGASKGNPGIAGAGAVLRADDGTLICKIREGLGVVTNNVAEYQAVILGLKCALKKGFTRITVQGDSKLVCMQVQGLWKVKNQNLSDFYEEVKRLKDKFLSFKISHVLRAAYEVLTCLCIPSKERNSEADAQANLAITLADGQVQEECGK; encoded by the exons ATGAACTGCTTGTCGCAGGTCTCCTCTTACGCAGCGGCCATTTTCCGAACGACAGGTCGTGCCGTCGGAACGAGCTCTCTCTGCGGACCTTCTTCCTGGAAGAAAAGACTCGACCTTTGCGCCGGGATTAAGCCGATCAGCATAGAATCAGCGGTAACGACATTTCGTATTCAGCCGTACTCGTCGGCTCGAAGCAGCGGCGGAAGTAAAACGACGCCGTCCCGGTCTCGGCGGAGGAAGGCCGATTCCGAACCGGTTATGGAACCGGAAAAGGAGGGATTCTATGTGGTACGGAAGGGAGATGTCGTCGGCGTTTATCGTAGTTTCAGTGATTGTCAGGCTCAGCTGGGTTCTTcg ATATGTGATCCTCCTGTTAGTGTTTACAAAGGGGACTCAATGCCTAAGAGCACTCAACAATATCTTGCTTCCCGTGGACTTAGGAATGCCCTTTACACTATAAGAGCTGCAGATTTGAAAGATGATCTTTTTGGCAAGCTTGTGCTTTGCCCACTTGGA GATCCAACATCTTCCGAAGGCGGAACATCCGTTATGGATGAATCGAAAAAGAGACCCCGTCAAGTGTCTGGAACAGAAAATGTG GAAGAATATGGCTCAACTTCCATATCAGATGATCCGTCTGGAAAGCTTGCCAAGATATATGAGTCTGCTGTGGCTGAATTACCCCCTTTGGACCGT GGTGCTTGTATTCTTCATTTTGATGGTGCATCAAAGGGAAACCCTGGAATAGCTGGTGCAGGAGCTGTGCTGCGAGCAGATGATGGAACGTTG ATCTGTAAAATACGTGAAGGTCTGGGTGTTGTGACCAATAATGTTGCCGAGTACCAAGCTGTTATTTTAGGGTTAAAATGTGCTCTTAAAAAAGGTTTTACAAGGATTACTGTCCAAGGCGACTCCAAACTCGTGTGTATGCAG GTTCAGGGTTTATGGAAGGTGAAAAACCAGAACTTGTCTGACTTTTACGAAGAGGTGAAGAGACTGAAGGATAAATTTCTCTCCTTCAAAATCAGCCATGTCCTAAGG GCCGCTTATGAAGTtctaacatgtttatgtatacCTTCAAAGGAAAGAAACTCTGAGGCAGATGCTCAAGCAAACTTGGCAATCACTCTTGCTG ATGGTCAGGTCCAGGAGGAGTGCGGGAAGTAG
- the LOC126602539 gene encoding uncharacterized protein LOC126602539 isoform X2, producing the protein MNCLSQVSSYAAAIFRTTGRAVGTSSLCGPSSWKKRLDLCAGIKPISIESAVTTFRIQPYSSARSSGGSKTTPSRSRRRKADSEPVMEPEKEGFYVVRKGDVVGVYRSFSDCQAQLGSSICDPPVSVYKGDSMPKSTQQYLASRGLRNALYTIRAADLKDDLFGKLVLCPLGDPTSSEGGTSVMDESKKRPRQVSGTENVEEYGSTSISDDPSGKLAKIYESAVAELPPLDRGACILHFDGASKGNPGIAGAGAVLRADDGTLICKIREGLGVVTNNVAEYQAVILGLKCALKKGFTRITVQGDSKLVCMQVQGLWKVKNQNLSDFYEEVKRLKDKFLSFKISHVLRERNSEADAQANLAITLADGQVQEECGK; encoded by the exons ATGAACTGCTTGTCGCAGGTCTCCTCTTACGCAGCGGCCATTTTCCGAACGACAGGTCGTGCCGTCGGAACGAGCTCTCTCTGCGGACCTTCTTCCTGGAAGAAAAGACTCGACCTTTGCGCCGGGATTAAGCCGATCAGCATAGAATCAGCGGTAACGACATTTCGTATTCAGCCGTACTCGTCGGCTCGAAGCAGCGGCGGAAGTAAAACGACGCCGTCCCGGTCTCGGCGGAGGAAGGCCGATTCCGAACCGGTTATGGAACCGGAAAAGGAGGGATTCTATGTGGTACGGAAGGGAGATGTCGTCGGCGTTTATCGTAGTTTCAGTGATTGTCAGGCTCAGCTGGGTTCTTcg ATATGTGATCCTCCTGTTAGTGTTTACAAAGGGGACTCAATGCCTAAGAGCACTCAACAATATCTTGCTTCCCGTGGACTTAGGAATGCCCTTTACACTATAAGAGCTGCAGATTTGAAAGATGATCTTTTTGGCAAGCTTGTGCTTTGCCCACTTGGA GATCCAACATCTTCCGAAGGCGGAACATCCGTTATGGATGAATCGAAAAAGAGACCCCGTCAAGTGTCTGGAACAGAAAATGTG GAAGAATATGGCTCAACTTCCATATCAGATGATCCGTCTGGAAAGCTTGCCAAGATATATGAGTCTGCTGTGGCTGAATTACCCCCTTTGGACCGT GGTGCTTGTATTCTTCATTTTGATGGTGCATCAAAGGGAAACCCTGGAATAGCTGGTGCAGGAGCTGTGCTGCGAGCAGATGATGGAACGTTG ATCTGTAAAATACGTGAAGGTCTGGGTGTTGTGACCAATAATGTTGCCGAGTACCAAGCTGTTATTTTAGGGTTAAAATGTGCTCTTAAAAAAGGTTTTACAAGGATTACTGTCCAAGGCGACTCCAAACTCGTGTGTATGCAG GTTCAGGGTTTATGGAAGGTGAAAAACCAGAACTTGTCTGACTTTTACGAAGAGGTGAAGAGACTGAAGGATAAATTTCTCTCCTTCAAAATCAGCCATGTCCTAAGG GAAAGAAACTCTGAGGCAGATGCTCAAGCAAACTTGGCAATCACTCTTGCTG ATGGTCAGGTCCAGGAGGAGTGCGGGAAGTAG